TTACCACAGCTTGCACTACTGTTAATCCGTATGACTTTAACGAGTTTCCTTTAACACGTACTGGTTCACCATTTGACATTTTAATTCTAAATCTTTTTTGACGAGATTCTTTGTTAGGTACAGTTCTTACAATTGTACTGTCTCCAATAATGTCTGGCTTTTGATTTTCAACATACTCTTCTAAAACATACATTCCGTTTTCTAATTGGTCTTGAAAATACCTGTCAAAATCAGCCGCTTGTCCTGAGATATAATCTTGTGCAGCCATTAACTTACACGTGTTTTTTATAGATTGATCTATGTTGGGTATAATACGAGAACGTATTAAGTTCTTTTCGGTTTTATTTCTGTCTGCAACCGATAAAAACTGTTCTTTGTCGGTAGTATTGATACTAATTACAATTGAGGTTGCAATTTGCCCCTTTACCGCGTCGTTGAATTCCCACTGTCTTGCTTTGTCTACATAAGCATATTGACTTTGGTCACCTAACTTTCCATTTTCATTAGGAATAACATATTTGATAGGGATTTCAAACTGAATAGGAATCAATCTTCCCCACATTTTTGTTTTTATTCCTTGTTGAAATACCGCTTTTTGTCCTCCCCAAGGGTATTGAACAGCATAGGCAGTACCTGGTTCAGCGTAAAAAAACATTCCTGTAATAATACTCATCACCACCCCAATAATAATAAACTGAATACTTCTTTGTGTGGTAAACCAGTCTATGACTTTGTTGTTTTTGATAATTGATTTTAAAATAATAGCCACCACTCCCATGATGACTAACAAAATTCCAATAATTGTTAGCATAATAATAGTTGAATTAATATAGTTGATTTAAAAAAATTGTTGAACGATTTCAGTTGCAATTTGAACGGCAAAAATAGCTAGTTTTAATATAATAGTAATCATTAATAGTATAGTGTTTTTATGTGTTAAAATAGTTTGATTTCGATATTGTTTTTCGAATATATGAGGTTGCAAATGTTTGTACCAAATGGTTTGAAAAGAATTAATTTATTTGGATTGATAAATGAAGTTTAAAAAGTTGATTAAGTTTTAATGTGTAACTAATGTTTCTTGAAAAAAATAATGTATTGTAAGTTTAAAATGGTTTTAGTGTTTTAAAGTGTAATGAAATAAAGGAGCTTTTTTGGCGCTTTTAAAAAAGTAAAGGAACAAACGCTTTTTTTTAGGAAGATTTTTGCCTTTTGATTTTTTTCAATCCAACTCGAACTGATAAAAATCATTGTTTATGTGGAGTAATTTTTTTAGTCTTTTTAATTTGAAAAAGGGATTGAACAAAAAGAGTATCTTCGCAGAAAAAAAACGTACATGAGTATTTTATACATAATCGGTGGATTAATATTGTTGGTTTTAGGAGGAAATTGGTTGTTAAAAGCAGCAGTAGGATTATCATTAAGATTAAACATACCTAAAATAGTAATTGGTATGACCGTGGTTTCTTTTGCTACCTCGGCACCAGAATTAATTGTTAGTATAAAATCAGCTTTAGATGGGGCAACTGGTTTAGCAGTAGGGAATGTAATAGGTTCTAATATTGCCAATATTGGATTGGTTTTAGGAATTACCGTAATACTATCTTCTATCAATGTAGAAAAAAGTTTTTATAAAACTGATTGGCCAGTAATGATGGTGGCCTCTTTATTATTGTACTTTTTTATTGTAAATGACAGAACCATTCAATCCTATGAAGGAATGATTTTATTTGGAATGCTAGTGGTATTCCTAGTATACTTATTACGTTTTCAAAAACAGGCTGTGGTAGACGAGATGCCAGAAGATGATGAGGAGTTACCTTTATATAAGGTAGTATTGTTTTTAGCAGTAGGAGGTTTTGGATTATGGGCAGGATCGGAGTTGTTAATAGACGGTTCAGTAAGCTTGGCTAAAAATATGGGAGTAAGTGATGCGGTAATTGGAGTTACAGTAGTTTCTGTAGGAACCAGTGTTCCTGAGTTAGCAGCTTCTATAATTGCGGTTTTAAAGAAAGAAAAAGCCATCTCATTAGGAAATTTAATTGGTTCTAATGTGTTTAATATTTTGGCAGTTTTAGGAATTACGGCAATGATTACTCCAATCGAAGTAAAATCAGACGCCTTGAGCTTAATTAATAATGATATTTATTGGATGTTAGCCATTTCATTCATTGTGTTACCATTGGTATTTATACCTAAAGGATTACGCTTAGGATGGCGAGATGGAATCATTTTACTTGGAGCCTATATTTTCTTTGTATATCAAACATTAACATAAAAGAAAAATCCCGCAATTGCGGGATTTTTTTATGAATTCAAAAACTAAAAACCTACTTAGATTTTTGCGCTTTTTACAGTGTCAATAATTCTTCCAGCTACTTTGTATGGATCAGCATTAGAAGCAGGTCTTCTGTCTTCTAACCATCCTTTCCAACCTTGCTCAACAGTAATAATTGGAATTCTAATAGAAGCACCACGGTCAGATACACCATAGCTAAAATCGTTGATAGAAGCTGTTTCGTGTAAACCAGTTAAACGCTGGTCGTTATATTCACCATATACTGCAATGTGTTCTTTAGTTACTGGTCTGAAAGCTTCACATACTTTTTCATACGTTTCTTGACTACCACAAGTTCTTAATAAAGTATTAGAGAAGTTTGCGTGCATACCAGAACCATTCCAATCTCCTTTTACTGGTTTTGGATGGTACTCAATGTAGTATCCATATTTTTCAGTTAATCTGTCTAGTAAGTAACGAGCTACCCAAATTTCGTCTCCAGCTTTTTTAGCACCTTTTGCAAATAATTGGAATTCCCATTGTCCAGAAGCAACCTCCTGGTTAATTCCTTCAAAAGTTAATCCCGCAGCAATACATAAATCAGCATGCTCCTCAACGAAATCACGTCCGTGTGTATTTTTACCACCTACAGAACAGTAGTACATACCTTGTGGACCAGGATAACCTCCAATAGGGAATCCTAAAGGTAATTGTGTGTGAGTATCCATAATGAAGTACTCTTGTTCAAAACCAAACCAAAAATCGTTGTCATCATCATCTATATTAGCACGCCCGTTTGATATGTGTGGTGTTCCATCAGCATTTAAAACTTCTGTCATTACTAAAAATCCATTCTCGCGAGCTGGGTCTGGATAAATAGCTACAGGTTTTAATAAACAATCAGAATCTCCTCCTTCAGCTTGTCTAGTTGACGAACCGTCAAAAGACCAAATTGGACAATCTTCTAACTTTCCACTAAAATCTTCTACAACTTTAGTTTTACTACGCATGTTTTGAGTTGGATAATATCCATCTAACCAAATATATTCTAATTTAGATCTAGTCATGATTTTTGTTTTGTTATTGTTTTTGAACTAATTATGATGCAAATATGTGGTATTTTTTTTATACCCTAAAATTTTTAGGGGTATTTTTGAAAAAGTTAACCTTAATTTAAATTTAACCCTCAAAAAAATAGGGTTAAAATTATTTTTAATACTTTTGATGTGGTTTAACGGTAAAAAAACAAAATGTCTACAATTCGATTTAGAGCTTTAGAGCAAACCTTACATAGGAAACCGATTTTGATTGAAGAGAAGGGAAGAAGATCAGAACTTTTTGCTCAAAATGTATTTAATGAGCAAGCCATGCGCAGACATATGACGAAAGAAGCATATAATGCGGTTCAAAATGCCATTGAGTTTGGTTCTAAAATAGATAGAGGAATTGCAGATCAAATAGCGTTAAGTATGAAAGAGTGGGCACTCTTAAAAGGAGCAACACACTATACACACTGGTTTCAACCTTTAACAGGAGCAACCGCAGAAAAGCACGATGCCTTTTTTGAACCTATTGATGGAGGAGGAGCCATGGAACGTTTTGATGGCGGACAATTGGTGCAGCAAGAACCTGACGCTTCAAGTTTTCCGCATGGAGGAATTAGAAACACCTTTGAAGCACGTGGATATACCGCTTGGGATCCTACATCACCAGCCTTTATATATGGTACTACTTTATGTATTCCTACTGTATTTGTTGCTTATACAGGTGAGGCATTAGATTATAAGACACCTTTATTAAGAGCTTTGCATGAAGTTGATAAGGCTGCTACTGCTGTAGCAAAATATTTTGATAAGAATGTAAACAAGGTAAATGCTACCTTAGGTTGGGAACAAGAATATTTCTTAATTGATATGGCGTTGGCAAAATCGCGCCCAGATATTAGCTTAACAGGGAGAACTTTGTTAGGACATTCTTCAGCAAAAGGACAACAATTAGACGATCATTATTTTGGAACCATTCCTACGCGTATTTTAAATTTTATGCGCGATTTGGAACAAGAGAGTTTATTGTTAGGAATTCCTGTAAAAACAAGGCATAACGAAGTAGCGCCCAATCAGTTTGAATTAGCACCTATTTTTGAAGAAGCAAACTTAGCAGTAGATCATAACTCCTTATTAATGGATGTTATGAAGAAGGTTGCAGAAAGACATGCTTTTAAAGTATTGTTTCATGAAAAGCCTTTTGCAGGAGTTAATGGATCTGGAAAGCATAACAACTGGTCGTTGGCAACCAATACAGGAGTAAACTTATTAAGTCCCGGAAAAACGCCAATGCGAAACCTAGAATTTCTAACCTTTTTTATCAATACTATCAAAGCAGTAAATGATTATGAAGAATTGTTAAGAGCTTCTATAGCGAGTGCAAGTAACGATCATAGGTTAGGAGCTAATGAAGCACCACCTGCTATTATTTCTGTTTTTATAGGATCGCAATTATCTGCTGTTCTAGATGAACTTGAAAATGTTACCAAAGGAAAAATTTCTCCAAAAGAAATGACCGATTTAAAATTAAATGTGGTTGGTAAAATTCCAGAGATACTTTTAGACAATACAGATAGAAATAGAACTTCTCCATTTGCTTTTACAGGAAACAAGTTTGAATTTAGAGCGGTAGGATCAACTGCAAATTGTGCCAATGCAATGACCGTATTGAATACCATTGTTGCGAAACAGTTAACAGCATTTAAAAAAGAAGTAGATGCTTATATTGAAAAACATTCTGTTAAAAAGGATGATGCCATTTTTAATGTGTTAAGAGAATATATCAAAGCATCAAAGAGAATACGTTTTGAAGGAAATGGTTATGGAAAGGAATGGGAAAAAGAAGCGAAGAAAAGAAAACTAAGCAATCATAAAACAACTCCCGAAGCATTACGAGCAAAGGTTTCAGAGGCTACTATTAAATTATATGAAGAAATGCATATAATGAATGAAGTAGAATGTAAAGCACGATATGAAATAGAAATAGAAGAATATACTTTACGTTTACAAATAGAGTCGAGAGTACTAGGAGATATTGCTAGAAATCACGTAGTTCCAACGGCTATACGCTATCAGAATATATTGGTAGATAATGTAAAAGGATTGAAAGATATTTATGGAGATTCTTTTAAAACCATTGCCAAAGAACAAATGATGATTATCGAATCGATATCAATACATATAGAAAAGATAAATCATTTGATTAACCTAATGATTGAAGAGAGAAAGAAAGCAAATGCCTTAAAAAACTCAGAGAAAAAAGCAGTTCATTATTGCAATAAGGTAAAACCGTATTTTGAAGAAATACGTTACCATTGTGATAAATTAGAGCTAATTGTAGATGATAATTTATGGCCCTTAGCGAAGTATAGAGAACTGCTTTTTACGCGATAATTGGTGTAGAAAAACGGTTTTTGAACAGGGAAATCCTTTTTTTTAAAAAGGGGGATTTTCCTGTTTTTTGTTTTTTAGAAGAAGTCTAAACCTCAGTGTTTGTAATCATTACAGCAAAAATTCGACGAGTTGAACTCGTTTTTTTAAGATTTCGATAATAAATTTTGTAAATTAGCAAAGCTTAAACGTTTAAACAAGTGAATCTTACAACCTGCCCTAAGGTTGTTGAAATGTGAAAGAAGACACCACTCCCAAAATCGCTTTTACATTTTCCCTGTAATTTTAAATACCCTTATAATTATTTGAAGCTATCGGTTACATAATACCACTATGTTAACCCTAGGATAGACTTTGTTTTAACTATTGTATTTTAAAATTATTAATCATGAAAAAATTATTTTTTGTACTAGCTTTTTTACTAGTAGGGGCCATGGCTTACGGACAAGGAGAGCCAGCTAAAGCTAAAAAAGCAAAAAGGGCAGTAACAGCCCAACCAGTTGATTGTTTAGATTGTGAAATCGAAAAAATGGGACCTGAAGAAAGAGGTGCCGATGTAAATACAAATAAGCTTACTCAAACAGGTTTGAGTAATAGCGCAACTGTTTTACAAATAGGATTAGGGAACAAATCAACTGTAGACCAAGATGGTAAAAATCAATCTTTTACTGGAGGATATGATAACGATGTAAAAGTTTATCAAAGAGGAACTAAAAACGAAACCTATATCGACCAAAATGGTGATATGAACACAGGAAGAGTTACTCAATTTGGTGAAATGAACTACGCTGAGCAAAAAGTAGGTGTAGGATATGCTGAAAACAATACAGCAACATCGTATCAAAGTGGAAAGAAGAATACATCTTTACAAGAGCAATATTACGATAATAATGAAGCTCACGTAATTCAAGATGGAGAAGAAAACTATGCTAAACAATACCAAAGTTCTGGTGCCGATGGAGTAGCAGGATCTTATGCTTGGGCAAGACAAGACGGGTATCGTAATATGTCTGAACAAGTTCAGAATGGAAGCGATAATAGCTCTATTGTAGACCAAGATGGTAGTTATAATATGGCACATACTAACCAAGCAACTTCTTCTGGAGGAGAAAACGATTCTGATATAGAACAAGACGGAAGAGCAAATTTAGCTTGTGTAGATCAAGTGGCGTCATATGGAGGAGATAATGACTCAGATATTGATCAAGATGGATATAGAAATAGAGCTTCTGTTAAGCAATCTTCTACAGGTCGTTTTGCCGATAATGATTCAGACATCGATCAAGAAGGAAGATATAACAAAGCAGCTGTAGACCAAACTGGTTATTATGGAGATAATGATTCTGATATCGATCAAGATGGTACTTTAAATCGTGCATCTGCAAGACAAGTAGCATCTTCTGGAGGAGATAACGATTCAGATATCGATCAGGACGGATGGAGAAACAGAGCTGTTGTAGATCAAAGAGCTTCAACAAGAGGAGATAATGATTCAGATATTGATCAAGAATCTTCAAGATATGGAAATTACGCTTCAGTAATTCAAAGAGCATCTTACTATGGAGATAATGATTCAGATATTGATCAAGATGGAAATAGAAATAGTGCTGTAGTAAACCAATACGCTAGAGGATATTCTGCTGACAATGATTCAGATATCGATCAAGAAGGGTATAGAAATTATGCATCTGTAAGACAAACTGCATATACTCGTAGTGATAACGACTCTGATATTAATCAGGATGGAAGGTATAATAGAGCTATGGTAGAGCAAAGCGCTTCTACTGGAGGAGATAATGATTCAGATATTGACCAAGACGGAACAGCAAATTTTGCATCGGCTTTACAAAGAGCATCTAGAGGAGGAATGAATACTTCAGAAATCGATCAAGATGGTTATAGAAATTCGGCTTGTGTAGACCAAAGTGCGCGTGGAGGATTCAATGAGTCTGATATACTTCAAAGTGGTTCTTTTAATAGTGCTTCTGTTGTTCAAACTTCATTACCTGGATACAGTAATACAAGTTGTATTACTCAAACAGGTAGAGGAAATTCTGCTTGTGTACAACAAACAGGAACTCCTGTATCAGGAGGAGGACTATAGGGTTTAGATAGTTAAAGTGAAATAATTAATGGAGAGTGAGCTTGGTTTTCAAGCTCCTCTCTTAATAATCAAAATATAAAGACATGAGGTTTCTATTAATTTTTGGAATACTTTTTTTCAGCACCAACATGCTGTGGAGTCAGGAAACTTCTAATAAGGATAGAGAAGTATTGTTTATTCAGCAAATTGATTTGGCGTCAATTAACCAAAATAATAATGATACCAGTAATTTAACTATAGGAAGAAACAATCTTAATCAGAATCATCAATTTATCATTACTCAAATAGGAGAAGGAAATTTATTGAATATAAAAGCAGGAATTAATGATTTTCAAACCGTAAAACAAACAGGAGCTAAAAACTACTACAACTTTATAGATTATTACAATTCTAGAAGATCAGATATCAACGTTTTACAAGAAGGAACTGCAAATTCACTGCATGTGTATGGAACAAATTCTTTTACAGATAAAATAAAGATTTACCAGAAGTCAGACTATAAAACAATTACCATTCGAAATTTCTAATTAAGAACTTTGAAAAAATGAATTTATATACAAGTTGTTTCGTTTTTTTTCTCTGCATTTCTGCAGTTGTGTTTTCTCAAGAAGAAACCAATATTGTTGGGAAAATACAAGTTTTAAAAAATGACAATTTTATCAATTTAAAAGCAGAAGTAATTAATGATGGTGTTTTGTTTGTTGATGAGTTGAGCTATAATCTGGTAGCTTTAAAAAAAGATGTAAGAGGTAATTTTTCAAATAACAAACAATCGGGAGAATTTTCGATTAAACCCAATGAGAAAAAGGAATTAGCCCTTATAAGATTAAACGTAAACAAAAAGGAGGAGTTAAGAGCATTTCTATTTATAAAACACAAAGACAAACTCATTTCTAGAGATACCTTTTCATTAGGAGGAGTAAAAAAAGTGAAAAAAGAAGTAGGAAAAATTAACGAATCTAATTTTATAATTAAAGGATTGGTTATTGACGAGGCAATAACAAAAATAGGGAAGGACTTTTACGATTTTTTTTATCAAACCTACCTGTTGTCTGGAATAAAATATCCTTTCATAATTAAAATAAAAGAAAGACCGGGGCTAACAAGAACAACCAACATTAGTGTTGAAGTTGAGGATAATATGATTTTTGAATTTAGATCCAATCCAAGTGAAGACTATCTGAAAGAAATAGTTAATGTATCACTTGCAAGATTAAGGGTGTACGCAAAACAAAGAAGAGTTTTGAAAAGTCAAAAAATTTAAAGTATGAGAAAAAAGATATATTGCTTACTACTACCATTGCTGTTTTTTAGTGTTTCTGCAATTTCGCAAACATTAACCTACAGACCTATAAGTCCATTTTTTGGAGGAAATAACCCATTTGCATACCAGCAATTATTGGCTTCTGCAAATGCACAAAACGATTTTCAAGAAAATAATGATGGCTTAGAACAACAATCTGACCTAGACAATTTTACGGAAAGTTTGAACAGACAGTTGTTAAATACGCTTTCAAATAATTTGTTTCAAGAACAATTTGGAGATCAAGAACTAACGGTTGGAACCTATGTGTTTGGATCATTAGCGGTAGAAATTTCTCCAACAACAGGCGGATTGTTAGTAAATATATTAAATACAGAAACAGGAGAGCAAACTCAAATTGTGATACCTGGAAATTAAAAAAACGTAAACTAACCAAACTTAACCTCTATGAGAAAAGCATTATTAGCAGTATGTTTTAGTTTGATACTACTTATGTTAACAGGTTGTGGTGCATATTTTAATCAACCATTTAACCAAACTAAAGCAAGAATTGGTGAAAGCACTTCTTCATTCAACAATTTAGTGAAAGAATTCTCTCCTAA
The sequence above is a segment of the Tenacibaculum sp. 190130A14a genome. Coding sequences within it:
- a CDS encoding calcium/sodium antiporter translates to MSILYIIGGLILLVLGGNWLLKAAVGLSLRLNIPKIVIGMTVVSFATSAPELIVSIKSALDGATGLAVGNVIGSNIANIGLVLGITVILSSINVEKSFYKTDWPVMMVASLLLYFFIVNDRTIQSYEGMILFGMLVVFLVYLLRFQKQAVVDEMPEDDEELPLYKVVLFLAVGGFGLWAGSELLIDGSVSLAKNMGVSDAVIGVTVVSVGTSVPELAASIIAVLKKEKAISLGNLIGSNVFNILAVLGITAMITPIEVKSDALSLINNDIYWMLAISFIVLPLVFIPKGLRLGWRDGIILLGAYIFFVYQTLT
- a CDS encoding glutamine synthetase beta-grasp domain-containing protein yields the protein MTRSKLEYIWLDGYYPTQNMRSKTKVVEDFSGKLEDCPIWSFDGSSTRQAEGGDSDCLLKPVAIYPDPARENGFLVMTEVLNADGTPHISNGRANIDDDDNDFWFGFEQEYFIMDTHTQLPLGFPIGGYPGPQGMYYCSVGGKNTHGRDFVEEHADLCIAAGLTFEGINQEVASGQWEFQLFAKGAKKAGDEIWVARYLLDRLTEKYGYYIEYHPKPVKGDWNGSGMHANFSNTLLRTCGSQETYEKVCEAFRPVTKEHIAVYGEYNDQRLTGLHETASINDFSYGVSDRGASIRIPIITVEQGWKGWLEDRRPASNADPYKVAGRIIDTVKSAKI
- a CDS encoding glutamine synthetase III yields the protein MSTIRFRALEQTLHRKPILIEEKGRRSELFAQNVFNEQAMRRHMTKEAYNAVQNAIEFGSKIDRGIADQIALSMKEWALLKGATHYTHWFQPLTGATAEKHDAFFEPIDGGGAMERFDGGQLVQQEPDASSFPHGGIRNTFEARGYTAWDPTSPAFIYGTTLCIPTVFVAYTGEALDYKTPLLRALHEVDKAATAVAKYFDKNVNKVNATLGWEQEYFLIDMALAKSRPDISLTGRTLLGHSSAKGQQLDDHYFGTIPTRILNFMRDLEQESLLLGIPVKTRHNEVAPNQFELAPIFEEANLAVDHNSLLMDVMKKVAERHAFKVLFHEKPFAGVNGSGKHNNWSLATNTGVNLLSPGKTPMRNLEFLTFFINTIKAVNDYEELLRASIASASNDHRLGANEAPPAIISVFIGSQLSAVLDELENVTKGKISPKEMTDLKLNVVGKIPEILLDNTDRNRTSPFAFTGNKFEFRAVGSTANCANAMTVLNTIVAKQLTAFKKEVDAYIEKHSVKKDDAIFNVLREYIKASKRIRFEGNGYGKEWEKEAKKRKLSNHKTTPEALRAKVSEATIKLYEEMHIMNEVECKARYEIEIEEYTLRLQIESRVLGDIARNHVVPTAIRYQNILVDNVKGLKDIYGDSFKTIAKEQMMIIESISIHIEKINHLINLMIEERKKANALKNSEKKAVHYCNKVKPYFEEIRYHCDKLELIVDDNLWPLAKYRELLFTR
- a CDS encoding CsgE family curli-type amyloid fiber assembly protein produces the protein MNLYTSCFVFFLCISAVVFSQEETNIVGKIQVLKNDNFINLKAEVINDGVLFVDELSYNLVALKKDVRGNFSNNKQSGEFSIKPNEKKELALIRLNVNKKEELRAFLFIKHKDKLISRDTFSLGGVKKVKKEVGKINESNFIIKGLVIDEAITKIGKDFYDFFYQTYLLSGIKYPFIIKIKERPGLTRTTNISVEVEDNMIFEFRSNPSEDYLKEIVNVSLARLRVYAKQRRVLKSQKI
- a CDS encoding curli assembly protein CsgF, which translates into the protein MRKKIYCLLLPLLFFSVSAISQTLTYRPISPFFGGNNPFAYQQLLASANAQNDFQENNDGLEQQSDLDNFTESLNRQLLNTLSNNLFQEQFGDQELTVGTYVFGSLAVEISPTTGGLLVNILNTETGEQTQIVIPGN